Proteins from one Deinococcus sp. AB2017081 genomic window:
- a CDS encoding Eco57I restriction-modification methylase domain-containing protein — translation MTTGLTRNVRVEGLGITSDFLLTLADRAKARPLLDPESYGLAPKEPVEEAISRSWDRLRKAYNRWTEAKVKPGADAGRYWIGPLLQELEHTDLQTRPDIVIDGKTYPLSFLGTVPIQVSPGEELDRIGQRGQLRASPHGLVQEFLNRTPAYLWGIVTNGEKLRLLRDNVQVTRPAYVQFDLEEIFDQGDSAAFRLLWLLAHRSRFEGAQEAVIEQWNKQADEQGTRANDALRDGVAQAIEVLGAGFVKRNKALRDQLSGGQLSAIDLYRLALKVVYQLVFTFVIEDRDLLHGPDADDTARERYTHYSTRRLRAVAAEMEGSAQHGDAWEGLKVLLCGMYAGLPFVGVPAFGGHLFEAHALLSQDVTLANSDLYRAIRALSLIQQGGATKTVNYAGLDAEELGSIYESLLELHPEIDTRTGTFRLTTAAGNERKTTGSYYTPSGLIELLLESALDPVIEQALAKPDPVAALKALKVIDPACGSGHFILAAARRIGLALARVTQDVTHPSPAQLRDATRTVIAHCIYGVDINPMAIELARVALWLESAVPGKPLAFLDHRLRVGNSLLGTTPDMMRVTEVLKDTRKTRTQDKTTEVRVLGLPDEAFTAIEGDDKPTVTELKKRNKAERQQQALLATGQQLLFNPVDDLAPLTRMVRALDSIEPDDFQSAQAQEAAFYAIQQNDHLRHRKLLADAWCAAFVAPKTPNTPAITTLILNALDSHPDTEGLKAVRDLVTDSARQYSFLHPHIAFPDVFDQGGFDCVLGNPPWERIKLQEKEWFAQRVPEIAAAANAAARTRKIAALKTEQPVIHAAFLNALRQAEGESHFIRTSMRYPLTGRGDVNTYAIFSELGRRVLHSDGHMGIIVPSGIATDDTYKSFFQQITDSGQLKEIHFFNNKAYFKQVGLNQKLFVTLALSGRGEPTIPLVMSCDVSTAEEARSAERRFSLTPEDLVLLNPNTRTAPIFRSARDAEITKGIYRRVPVLINEASGENPWGVKFMAMFHMSNDSGLFRTATELTQDGWALLGNRFERGGEQMLPLYEAKLMHQFDHRYATYTPDGETRDLTSGEKASSDCVPLPRYWVKGGEVEDRLRSRRSISADPWLIGFRNITNVTNERTIIMTPLPNSAVGHSMPLIFPDNPLSAVFTSIFACFALDYVARQKVAGTNMTFGYVQQFPVLPPSTFTPQLLAFITPRILELTYTANDLASFATALGYTGQPFVWDDERRFWLRAELDALFFHLYEIGRDDVDYIMETFPIVKRKDEAKYGSYRTKEAILSVYDEIVRVGVAAYQCRLPIPPADPRVAHGYTDDVSPTVILIADAEALPAFRDAIPQAIMTEGHDWLRDPIQQERVLRVAGFHPVRTVEDALQRIRDLDPRR, via the coding sequence ATGACCACGGGCCTCACACGCAACGTCAGGGTCGAGGGCCTGGGCATCACTAGCGACTTCCTGCTGACCCTGGCCGACCGGGCGAAGGCCCGCCCACTGCTTGATCCCGAGAGCTACGGCCTCGCCCCGAAGGAACCCGTCGAGGAGGCCATCAGCCGGTCATGGGATCGCTTGCGTAAGGCGTACAACCGCTGGACGGAGGCGAAGGTCAAGCCGGGCGCAGACGCGGGGCGGTACTGGATCGGCCCCCTCCTACAGGAACTTGAACACACCGACCTGCAGACGCGGCCAGACATCGTCATCGACGGCAAGACGTACCCGCTGAGCTTCCTCGGTACGGTGCCGATCCAGGTGAGTCCCGGCGAGGAGCTTGACCGGATCGGACAGCGGGGCCAGCTGCGCGCCAGCCCGCACGGCCTGGTGCAGGAATTCCTGAACCGTACCCCGGCATACCTGTGGGGTATCGTCACCAACGGCGAGAAGCTGCGACTGCTGCGCGACAACGTGCAGGTCACGCGGCCGGCGTACGTGCAGTTCGATCTGGAAGAGATCTTCGACCAGGGCGACAGCGCCGCGTTCCGCCTGCTGTGGCTGCTGGCCCACCGCAGCCGCTTCGAGGGGGCGCAAGAAGCCGTCATCGAGCAGTGGAACAAACAGGCCGACGAGCAGGGCACCCGCGCCAATGACGCGCTGAGAGACGGCGTGGCTCAGGCCATCGAGGTGCTGGGGGCTGGATTCGTCAAACGGAACAAGGCCCTGCGCGATCAGCTCAGCGGAGGTCAGCTGAGCGCCATCGATCTGTACCGCTTGGCGCTGAAGGTCGTGTACCAGCTCGTTTTCACCTTCGTAATCGAAGATCGCGACCTGCTGCACGGACCGGATGCCGACGACACGGCCAGGGAGCGCTACACGCACTACTCCACCAGACGCCTACGAGCAGTCGCCGCCGAGATGGAGGGCAGCGCCCAGCACGGCGACGCGTGGGAGGGCCTGAAGGTGCTGTTGTGCGGCATGTACGCAGGGCTCCCCTTCGTCGGCGTTCCAGCCTTCGGGGGCCATCTGTTCGAGGCACACGCACTGCTGAGCCAGGACGTTACCCTCGCCAACAGCGACCTGTACCGGGCGATCCGCGCCCTGTCTCTGATCCAGCAGGGCGGCGCGACCAAGACGGTGAACTACGCAGGCCTGGACGCCGAGGAGTTGGGCAGCATCTACGAGAGCCTGCTCGAACTCCACCCGGAAATCGACACGCGCACCGGCACCTTCCGGCTGACCACCGCCGCCGGCAACGAGCGCAAGACCACCGGCAGCTACTACACGCCCAGTGGCCTGATCGAGCTGCTGCTGGAAAGCGCCCTCGACCCGGTGATCGAGCAGGCGCTGGCCAAACCTGACCCAGTGGCTGCACTGAAAGCCCTGAAGGTGATCGACCCCGCGTGCGGCAGCGGGCACTTCATTCTGGCAGCTGCGCGGCGGATCGGGCTGGCCCTGGCTCGGGTCACGCAAGACGTCACTCACCCGTCGCCAGCGCAGCTCCGGGACGCGACCCGGACGGTCATCGCCCACTGCATCTACGGCGTGGACATCAACCCGATGGCCATCGAGCTGGCGCGGGTGGCCCTATGGCTAGAAAGCGCCGTACCGGGTAAGCCGCTGGCGTTCCTCGATCACCGGCTGCGGGTCGGCAACAGCCTGCTGGGCACCACGCCCGACATGATGCGCGTCACGGAGGTGCTGAAGGACACCCGCAAGACCCGTACCCAAGACAAGACCACCGAGGTGCGCGTGCTAGGCCTACCCGACGAAGCCTTCACCGCCATCGAGGGCGACGACAAGCCCACCGTGACCGAGCTGAAGAAGCGCAACAAGGCCGAGCGCCAGCAGCAGGCCTTGCTCGCCACCGGCCAGCAACTTCTCTTCAACCCGGTGGACGACCTGGCCCCGCTGACGCGGATGGTCAGAGCGCTGGACAGCATCGAGCCTGACGACTTCCAGAGCGCCCAGGCGCAGGAAGCGGCCTTCTACGCCATCCAGCAGAACGACCATCTCCGGCACCGCAAACTGCTTGCAGACGCATGGTGTGCCGCGTTCGTGGCCCCGAAAACCCCGAATACCCCGGCCATCACCACGCTGATCCTGAATGCCCTGGACAGCCACCCGGACACCGAAGGCCTGAAGGCCGTGCGCGACCTGGTCACCGACTCCGCCCGGCAGTACAGCTTCCTGCACCCGCACATTGCCTTCCCGGACGTATTCGACCAGGGCGGATTCGACTGCGTGTTGGGCAATCCACCGTGGGAGCGAATCAAGTTGCAGGAAAAGGAATGGTTCGCCCAGCGCGTGCCCGAGATCGCTGCGGCGGCCAACGCTGCAGCCCGGACACGCAAGATTGCCGCGCTGAAGACCGAGCAGCCAGTCATCCACGCGGCCTTCCTGAACGCCCTGCGACAGGCTGAGGGCGAGAGCCACTTCATCCGTACCAGCATGCGTTACCCACTGACCGGGCGCGGCGACGTGAACACCTACGCGATCTTCAGCGAGTTGGGACGGCGGGTGCTTCACTCTGACGGACACATGGGCATCATCGTCCCAAGCGGAATCGCCACTGACGACACTTATAAGTCATTTTTTCAGCAAATTACAGATTCAGGCCAACTCAAAGAAATTCATTTCTTCAATAATAAGGCGTATTTCAAACAAGTAGGTTTAAATCAAAAGTTATTTGTAACACTTGCACTATCTGGGAGAGGCGAACCAACTATTCCACTGGTCATGTCGTGTGATGTTTCCACAGCTGAAGAGGCAAGGAGCGCAGAGCGTCGGTTTTCGCTGACGCCGGAGGATTTGGTTCTACTAAATCCCAACACACGTACCGCACCCATCTTCCGCAGTGCCCGCGACGCTGAAATCACTAAGGGCATTTACCGGCGGGTGCCCGTGCTGATCAACGAGGCGTCGGGCGAGAATCCTTGGGGCGTCAAGTTTATGGCAATGTTCCACATGTCCAACGACTCTGGTCTGTTTCGTACCGCCACAGAACTCACTCAGGACGGCTGGGCCCTCCTCGGCAACCGCTTCGAGCGTGGTGGCGAGCAGATGCTCCCGCTGTACGAGGCGAAGCTGATGCACCAGTTCGACCACCGCTACGCCACCTATACCCCGGACGGCGAGACGCGCGACCTGACGAGCGGCGAGAAGGCATCATCCGACTGTGTGCCACTGCCGAGGTACTGGGTCAAGGGAGGCGAGGTCGAGGATCGACTAAGGAGTCGGCGCTCAATCTCTGCCGACCCTTGGCTAATTGGTTTTCGCAATATTACCAACGTCACGAATGAGCGCACCATAATTATGACCCCTCTGCCTAACTCTGCGGTGGGTCACAGCATGCCTCTCATCTTCCCGGATAATCCCTTAAGTGCGGTATTCACAAGTATTTTCGCATGTTTTGCATTAGATTACGTTGCAAGACAGAAAGTTGCCGGCACCAACATGACTTTTGGGTACGTCCAACAATTTCCCGTCCTACCACCGAGCACATTTACCCCCCAGCTCCTAGCCTTCATCACGCCGCGCATATTGGAACTCACCTACACGGCAAACGACCTAGCTAGCTTCGCTACAGCCCTCGGATACACCGGCCAGCCTTTCGTCTGGGACGACGAACGTCGCTTCTGGCTCCGTGCTGAGTTAGACGCCCTGTTCTTCCACCTCTATGAGATCGGCCGCGACGATGTGGACTACATCATGGAGACCTTCCCGATCGTCAAACGCAAGGACGAGGCGAAGTACGGCTCCTATCGTACGAAAGAGGCCATCCTCAGCGTCTATGACGAGATAGTCCGCGTCGGGGTGGCCGCCTATCAGTGCCGGCTGCCGATCCCTCCGGCAGATCCCCGCGTGGCACACGGGTACACAGACGACGTTTCTCCCACGGTAATCCTCATCGCCGACGCCGAGGCGCTACCAGCCTTCCGCGACGCCATCCCACAAGCCATCATGACCGAGGGGCACGACTGGCTGCGCGACCCAATCCAGCAGGAACGGGTGCTCCGCGTGGCCGGCTTTCACCCCGTCCGGACAGTGGAGGACGCCCTGCAACGCATCCGCGACCTCGACCCCAGACGATGA
- a CDS encoding ImmA/IrrE family metallo-endopeptidase has product MITTLHDLQPAFHTWLDEWHAAQGFESDYRVLADTLGLTVKAATRSMYDAATQTIYIERNLHPLRERHEGLHEVTHHLFQTAQAGAFHRAAQQLGKALKSRQDAEEGIVQEASWRLLMPPHRVNEVCRVTTTDVEAMVQLARMCRASFEFAAWRVAGTLTRPVRGVVLDSRGWVLASFGNNVGTAKYTPGRGFFVDAMHPLQQITETNQVVEFKAAIPFKRGRVGWRVSMEAWKDSKRFQTLAVFDTRISKNHGMEPLLEVDT; this is encoded by the coding sequence ATGATCACGACCCTCCACGACCTGCAGCCCGCATTTCATACGTGGCTGGACGAGTGGCACGCAGCCCAAGGCTTCGAGTCCGACTACCGAGTGCTGGCGGACACGCTGGGCCTGACGGTCAAGGCGGCGACGAGGTCGATGTACGATGCGGCAACCCAAACGATCTACATCGAGCGCAATCTACATCCACTCAGGGAGCGTCACGAAGGCCTGCACGAAGTCACGCACCACCTGTTTCAGACGGCGCAGGCCGGCGCGTTCCACCGGGCCGCCCAGCAGCTCGGGAAGGCCCTGAAGTCGCGCCAGGACGCGGAGGAAGGCATTGTTCAAGAGGCCAGCTGGCGTCTGTTGATGCCACCCCACCGCGTGAACGAGGTCTGCCGCGTCACGACGACCGATGTGGAGGCGATGGTGCAGCTCGCCCGCATGTGCCGTGCCTCCTTCGAGTTCGCGGCATGGCGCGTGGCGGGCACCCTCACCCGCCCGGTGCGCGGCGTGGTGTTGGATTCCCGTGGCTGGGTATTGGCCAGCTTCGGCAATAACGTGGGCACCGCGAAGTACACGCCGGGTCGGGGCTTCTTCGTAGACGCCATGCACCCGCTGCAGCAGATCACCGAGACCAATCAGGTCGTCGAGTTCAAGGCAGCGATTCCATTTAAGCGCGGCCGCGTGGGCTGGCGCGTGTCGATGGAGGCTTGGAAGGACTCGAAGCGCTTTCAGACGCTGGCGGTGTTCGACACGCGGATCAGCAAGAACCACGGCATGGAGCCGCTATTGGAGGTAGATACATGA
- a CDS encoding phospholipase D family protein, translated as MWSPWDKAIGQLQNYDGDCWLVSPYITVAPTALEGIAGLATFTSVKVLTTADPQDFARSSSNLGVLQDMAGRGADVRARNRLHAKLYLRRQGNAAVGWLGSANLTDRARHTNQEVMSGPQVLDKAFLQKLDRLWDDAKRLTPEILKQLERQVVEEQANIQAQKAMLADVVVLSIEDRKAGKQFDIKHSLLKLGIDKEMARNIRTPAVSFIDAEYRDQLQDWRQEQIDRLTRGKPPLMVRLPGGNTLYACVRRNLPDVQNSLYTLDQQGAARLNQLHAGSRNDLKKKFISHLDVWRKACGAQIDKKIVAEVFVKAYEEFDKYIATDAFGVDFTLLVPVMTDDRNHPGTRCSKR; from the coding sequence ATGTGGAGTCCCTGGGATAAGGCCATTGGGCAGTTACAAAATTACGACGGCGACTGCTGGCTGGTTAGCCCCTACATCACCGTGGCACCGACTGCACTGGAAGGAATCGCCGGACTGGCCACTTTCACTTCGGTGAAAGTGCTGACCACCGCCGATCCGCAGGACTTTGCGCGGAGCAGCAGCAATCTCGGCGTGCTACAGGACATGGCAGGGCGAGGCGCAGACGTCCGGGCCCGCAACCGCCTGCACGCCAAGCTGTACCTCCGCCGTCAGGGCAATGCGGCCGTCGGCTGGCTCGGCTCAGCAAACCTCACCGACCGGGCGCGGCACACCAACCAAGAGGTAATGTCTGGCCCACAGGTTCTGGACAAGGCGTTTCTGCAGAAGCTCGACCGGCTGTGGGACGATGCCAAGCGGCTAACCCCAGAGATACTCAAACAGCTCGAACGGCAGGTCGTGGAAGAACAGGCCAACATCCAGGCCCAGAAAGCCATGCTGGCCGATGTCGTCGTCCTCAGCATCGAAGACCGCAAGGCCGGCAAGCAGTTCGACATCAAGCACTCTCTCCTCAAACTCGGCATCGACAAGGAAATGGCCCGCAACATCCGTACCCCTGCCGTGTCGTTCATTGATGCCGAGTACCGGGATCAGCTACAGGACTGGCGGCAAGAGCAGATCGACCGCCTGACCCGTGGAAAGCCGCCGCTGATGGTTCGGCTCCCCGGCGGCAACACGCTGTATGCCTGTGTACGGCGAAATCTTCCTGACGTCCAGAATTCCCTGTACACGCTGGATCAGCAGGGCGCGGCCCGCCTGAACCAACTCCACGCTGGTTCGAGAAACGACCTGAAGAAGAAGTTCATCTCGCATCTCGACGTATGGCGCAAGGCATGCGGTGCCCAGATTGATAAGAAGATCGTCGCCGAGGTGTTCGTGAAGGCGTACGAAGAGTTCGACAAGTACATTGCGACGGATGCCTTCGGTGTGGATTTCACGCTGCTGGTGCCGGTGATGACGGATGACCGGAACCACCCTGGTACAAGGTGCTCAAAACGGTGA
- a CDS encoding S1 family peptidase — translation MPKPKKTKAAQKAAKKRKAEKAKARMITRSVNVPAALDAPETRWVVPLIATDNETQKRHAVGTAFFIAPDILLTAWHNIPSLISNIVDNPDIERDSFKWPESEVLDFMTISVLQIIEGGYGLRREVRQVHRSRFSNDIAILRVWRDETVPSNTPIEFASLDADPPLIGERIRAFGYAASIAHDGLTADGLLLLGHDPRLASGNVKEINEQGFGSVRPFPYFDVEADFMPGMSGGPVNNLQGRVCGVVSRGMGGVPPRSYAACIWPILGEQIQWEDFNGGEPFRIMDLVRQNAPGQDHPYIRMASFQNYQVGMNEATQLPMEVRRRLD, via the coding sequence GTGCCAAAGCCCAAGAAAACCAAGGCGGCTCAGAAAGCTGCCAAGAAACGCAAGGCGGAAAAGGCAAAGGCTAGAATGATAACCCGTTCCGTGAACGTTCCCGCCGCCCTCGACGCCCCTGAGACACGCTGGGTTGTACCTTTAATCGCTACAGATAATGAAACACAAAAACGCCATGCTGTGGGAACCGCTTTTTTTATTGCCCCTGATATACTGCTGACTGCATGGCACAATATACCTTCACTTATCTCCAACATTGTGGATAATCCTGATATCGAGAGAGATTCCTTCAAATGGCCCGAATCCGAAGTGCTAGACTTTATGACTATCTCAGTTTTGCAAATTATCGAGGGCGGCTATGGCTTACGACGCGAAGTTAGACAGGTACATCGATCACGCTTCAGTAATGATATAGCTATATTGCGTGTGTGGCGTGATGAAACCGTACCATCGAACACTCCAATTGAATTTGCCTCATTGGATGCCGACCCGCCCTTAATCGGTGAGCGAATCAGGGCGTTTGGTTACGCTGCTTCAATTGCCCATGACGGATTGACTGCTGATGGTCTGCTTCTGCTTGGCCATGACCCAAGGCTGGCCTCTGGCAACGTTAAAGAAATCAACGAGCAGGGCTTTGGCTCAGTGCGCCCCTTTCCATACTTTGACGTGGAGGCCGATTTTATGCCTGGAATGAGCGGCGGCCCTGTAAATAATCTTCAAGGCCGTGTCTGTGGGGTTGTGTCGAGGGGCATGGGCGGCGTTCCACCAAGAAGTTATGCTGCCTGTATCTGGCCTATTTTGGGAGAGCAGATTCAATGGGAAGATTTTAATGGTGGTGAACCCTTTAGAATCATGGATTTAGTGCGGCAGAACGCACCCGGTCAAGATCACCCATACATAAGAATGGCAAGCTTTCAAAACTACCAAGTGGGCATGAATGAAGCGACTCAGCTTCCTATGGAAGTACGTAGGAGGTTAGATTAA